The Ornithorhynchus anatinus isolate Pmale09 chromosome 1, mOrnAna1.pri.v4, whole genome shotgun sequence genome includes a window with the following:
- the TNK2 gene encoding activated CDC42 kinase 1 isoform X2: MDAPAWGLGGIDRSQQQPLPVPCDQREQKLAPQPGPSGIMGEKSVYQRLASGQEDQQRLEGSGGGSMRAEEGTGWLLELLAEVQLQQYFLRLRDELNVTRLSHFEYVKNEDLEKIGMGRPGQRRLWEAVKRRKAVCKRKSWMSKVFSGKRPEAELPPLPTLSTFRQASPPPGVFPGASENPLQSLTCLIGEKDLRLLEKLGDGSFGVVRRGEWDAPSGKTVNVAVKCLKPDVLSQPEALDDFIREVNAMHSLDHRNLIRLYGVVLTPPMKMVTELAPLGSLLDRLRKHQGHFLLGTLSRYAVQVAEGMGYLEAKRFIHRDLAARNLLLASRDLVKIGDFGLMRALPQNDDHYVMQEHRKVPFAWCAPESLKTRTFSHASDTWMFGVTLWEMFTYGQEPWIGLNGSQILHKIDKEGERLARPEDCPQDIYNVMVQCWAHKPEDRPTFVALRDFLLEAQPTDMRALQDFEEPDKLHIQMNDVITVIEGRAENYWWRGQNTRTLRVGPFPRNAVTSVAGLSAHDISQPLQNSFIHTGHGASDPRHCWGFPDKIDELYLGNPMDPPDLLGVELSAARPTQLPGRAKKPTYDPVSEDQDPLGAGLRRLCLRKPGPPRGLWLVKPANRGPGPRAGRPGGGEGEGEGGEVTLIDFGDEPAASLTPSPQPGAPSLARLAMDACSLLDKTPPQSPTRALPRPLHPTPVVDWDARPLPPPPAYDDVAQDEDDFEVCSINSALVGARGPPSAPQGETNYGFVPEAGRPPPGEDPPPPGEDPLPPGPGSLHTAQIFQALQQECLRQLRAAPGPLPSAPGPRPDEDKPRVPPRVPIPPRPLRRGGDSGGRSGEPSPAPAGEEEPGHRLGAAVATPPLVPPREPLSPPGSRTPSPMVAPAGSPGKGMPTTQSFASDPKYAAPQVIQAPGPRAGPCILPIVRDGKKVSSTHYYLLPERPPYLERYQRYLREGGGSDEPGPPPPAAPTATVRPMPQSAPDPKANFSANNSNPGASTPASRATGGPSRGCPGEGPEEAGRPADKIQMVQATVHGVTTEECQAALQSHGWNVQRAVQYLKVEQLFCLGLRPRLECHKVLEMFDWNLEQAGGHLLDSCGPTRHKR, encoded by the exons CCTCTCCCCGTGCCATGTGATCAGCGAGAGCAGAAGCTGgcaccccagcccgggccctccgGCATCATGGGGGAGAAGTCCGTCTACCAGCGGCTGGCTAGCGGCCAGGAGGACCAGCAG aGGCTGGAGGGCAGCGGCGGTGGCAGCATGCGAGCGGAGGAGGGTACGGGCTGGCTGCTGGAGTTGCTGGCCGAGGTGCAGCTGCAGCAGTACTTCCTGCGCTTGCGCGACGAGCTCAACGTCACCCGCCTCTCCCACTTTGAGTATGTCAAGAATGAGGACCTGGAGAAGATCGGCATGGGCCGGCCTG GCCAGCGGCGGCTGTGGGAGGCAGTGAAGCGGAGGAAGGCAGTGTGCAAGCGCAAGTCCTGGATGAGCAAG GTGTTCAGCGGgaagagaccagaggcagagttGCCCCCTCTGCCAACGCTGAGCACATTCCGCCAGgcttccccacccccgggggtgTTCCCCGGGGCCTCCGAGAACCCGCTGCAGAGCCTCACCTGCCTCATCGGGGAGAAGGACCTGAGGCTGCTGGAGAAGCTGGGGGACGGCTCCTTCGGGGTGGTGCGGCGAGGAGAGTGGGACGCCCCTTCCGGGAAGACG GTGAACGTGGCTGTCAAGTGCCTGAAACCGGATGTGCTGAGCCAGCCCGAAGCCCTGGACGATTTCATCCGCGAGGTGAACGCCATGCACTCCCTGGACCATCGCAACCTCATCCGTCTTTACGGGGTGGTGCTCACCCCGCCCATGAAGATG GTGACGGAGCTGGCCCCGCTGGGCTCGCTGCTGGACCGTCTGCGGAAGCACCAGGGCCACTTCCTGCTGGGCACGCTGAGCCGCTATGCCGTGCAGGTGGCGGAAGGCATGGGCTACCTGGAGGCCAAGCGCTTCATCCACCGGGACCTGGCCGCCCGTAACCTGCTGCTCGCTTCCCGAGACCTGGTCAAGATCGGCGACTTCGGCCTGATGCGGGCCCTGCCGCAGAACGATGACCACTACGTCATGCAGGAGCACCGCAAGGTGCCCTTTGCCTG GTGCGCCCCTGAGAGCTTGAAGACCCGCACTTTCTCCCACGCCAGTGACACCTGGATGTTTGGGGTGACCCTGTGGGAGATGTTCACCTACGGCCAGGAGCCCTGGATTGGCCTTAATGGCAGCCAG ATCCTGCACAAGATTGATAAGGAGGGGGAGCGACTGGCACGGCCCGAAGACTGTCCCCAGGACATCTACAACGTCATGGTGCAGTGCTGGGCCCACAAGCCCGAAGACAGGCCCACTTTTGTGGCCCTGAGGGACTTCTTGCTGGAG GCGCAGCCCACAGACATGCGGGCCTTGCAGGACTTTGAGGAGCCGGACAAGCTACACATTCAGATGAATGACGTCATCACTGTCATCGAGGGCAG GGCCGAGAACTACTGGTGGCGCGGGCAGAACACGCGGACGCTGCGGGTGGGACCCTTCCCCCGCAACGCCGTGACCTCCGTGGCCGGGCTGTCGGCCCACGACATCAGCCAGCCTCTGCAGAACAGCTTCATCCACACCGGCCATGGGGCCAGCGACCCCCGCCACTGCTGGGGCTTCCCGGACAAGATCGACGA gctCTACCTGGGGAACCCCATGGACCCTCCAGACCTGCTAGGTGTGGAGCTGAGCGCCGCCCGACCCACCCAGCTCCCGGGAAGGGCAAAAA aGCCGACCTACGACCCCGTGAGCGAGGACCAGGATCCGTTGGGAGCGGGGCTCCGGCGGCTGTGCCTGCGGAAGCCCGGTCCGCCCCGGGGGCTGTGGCTGGTGAAACCGGCGAACCGAGGGCCTGGCCCCAGGGCGggcaggccggggggcggcgagggCGAAGGCGAGGGCGGAGAGGTGACCCTCATCGACTTCGGGGACGAGCCGGCGGCCTCTCtgaccccctctccccaacccggcgccccctccctcgcccggCTGGCCATGGACGCCTGCTCCCTGCTGGACAAGACGCCGCCCCAGAGCCCCACGCGGGCGCTGCCCCGGCCGCTGCACCCCACGCCCGTGGTGGACTGGgacgcccgccccctgcccccaccgccCGCCTACGACGACGTGGCCCAAGATGAGGATGACTTTGAGGTCTGCTCCATCAACAGCGCCCTggtgggggcccggggcccgccgtCCGCGCCCCAGGGCGAGACCAACTACGGTTTCGTGCCCgaggccggccggccgcccccgggggaggacccgccgcccccgggggagGACCCgctcccgccgggccccggctccctgcACACGGCGCAGATCTTCCAGGCCCTGCAGCAGGAGTGCCTGCGTCAGCTGCGGGCAGCCCCGGGCCCGCTGCCCTCCGCGCCCGGCCCACGACCCGACGAGGACAAGCCCCGGGTGCCCCCGCGGGTGCccatccctccccggcccctccgccgcgGCGGCGACTCGGGCGGCCGCTCGGGGGAGccgtccccggcccccgcgggcgAGGAGGAGCCGGGGCACCGGCTGGGGGCGGCGGTAGCCACCCCGCCGCTGGTGCCCCCCCGGGAGCCCCTGTCCCCACCGGGCTCCCGCACCCCCAGTCCCATGGTGGCCCCGGCCGGGTCCCCGGGCAAGGGCATGCCCACCACCCAGAGCTTTGCGTCGGACCCCAAGTACGCCGCGCCGCAGGTGATCCAGGCTCCCGGCCCGCGGGCGGGGCCCTGCATCCTGCCCATCGTCCGCGACGGCAAGAAGGTCAGCAGCACCCACTACTACCTGCTGCCCGAGCGCCCGCCGTACCTGGAGCGCTACCAGCGCTATCTGCGTGAGGGAGGCGGCTCCGACGAGCCCggaccgccgccccccgccgcccccaccgccACCGTGCGCCCCATGCCCCAGTCCGCCCCCGACCCCAAGGCCAACTTCTCCGCCAACAACAGCAACCCCGGGGCCTCGACCCCGGCTTCGCGGGCGACCGGAGGGCCGTCCAGGGGCTGCCCCGGGGAGGGGCCCGAGGAAGCCGGGAGGCCCGCCGACAAGATTCAGATG
- the TNK2 gene encoding activated CDC42 kinase 1 isoform X3 translates to MDAPAWGLGGIDRSQQQPLPVPCDQREQKLAPQPGPSGIMGEKSVYQRLASGQEDQQRLEGSGGGSMRAEEGTGWLLELLAEVQLQQYFLRLRDELNVTRLSHFEYVKNEDLEKIGMGRPGQRRLWEAVKRRKAVCKRKSWMSKVFSGKRPEAELPPLPTLSTFRQASPPPGVFPGASENPLQSLTCLIGEKDLRLLEKLGDGSFGVVRRGEWDAPSGKTVNVAVKCLKPDVLSQPEALDDFIREVNAMHSLDHRNLIRLYGVVLTPPMKMVTELAPLGSLLDRLRKHQGHFLLGTLSRYAVQVAEGMGYLEAKRFIHRDLAARNLLLASRDLVKIGDFGLMRALPQNDDHYVMQEHRKVPFAWCAPESLKTRTFSHASDTWMFGVTLWEMFTYGQEPWIGLNGSQILHKIDKEGERLARPEDCPQDIYNVMVQCWAHKPEDRPTFVALRDFLLEAQPTDMRALQDFEEPDKLHIQMNDVITVIEGRAENYWWRGQNTRTLRVGPFPRNAVTSVAGLSAHDISQPLQNSFIHTGHGASDPRHCWGFPDKIDELYLGNPMDPPDLLGVELSAARPTQLPGRAKREPPPRPPQPAIFAQKPTYDPVSEDQDPLGAGLRRLCLRKPGPPRGLWLVKPANRGPGPRAGRPGGGEGEGEGGEVTLIDFGDEPAASLTPSPQPGAPSLARLAMDACSLLDKTPPQSPTRALPRPLHPTPVVDWDARPLPPPPAYDDVAQDEDDFEVCSINSALVGARGPPSAPQGETNYGFVPEAGRPPPGEDPPPPGEDPLPPGPGSLHTAQIFQALQQECLRQLRAAPGPLPSAPGPRPDEDKPRVPPRVPIPPRPLRRGGDSGGRSGEPSPAPAGEEEPGHRLGAAVATPPLVPPREPLSPPGSRTPSPMVAPAGSPGKGMPTTQSFASDPKYAAPQVIQAPGPRAGPCILPIVRDGKKVSSTHYYLLPERPPYLERYQRYLREGGGSDEPGPPPPAAPTATVRPMPQSAPDPKANFSANNSNPGASTPASRATGGPSRGCPGEGPEEAGRPADKIQMVEQLFCLGLRPRLECHKVLEMFDWNLEQAGGHLLDSCGPTRHKR, encoded by the exons CCTCTCCCCGTGCCATGTGATCAGCGAGAGCAGAAGCTGgcaccccagcccgggccctccgGCATCATGGGGGAGAAGTCCGTCTACCAGCGGCTGGCTAGCGGCCAGGAGGACCAGCAG aGGCTGGAGGGCAGCGGCGGTGGCAGCATGCGAGCGGAGGAGGGTACGGGCTGGCTGCTGGAGTTGCTGGCCGAGGTGCAGCTGCAGCAGTACTTCCTGCGCTTGCGCGACGAGCTCAACGTCACCCGCCTCTCCCACTTTGAGTATGTCAAGAATGAGGACCTGGAGAAGATCGGCATGGGCCGGCCTG GCCAGCGGCGGCTGTGGGAGGCAGTGAAGCGGAGGAAGGCAGTGTGCAAGCGCAAGTCCTGGATGAGCAAG GTGTTCAGCGGgaagagaccagaggcagagttGCCCCCTCTGCCAACGCTGAGCACATTCCGCCAGgcttccccacccccgggggtgTTCCCCGGGGCCTCCGAGAACCCGCTGCAGAGCCTCACCTGCCTCATCGGGGAGAAGGACCTGAGGCTGCTGGAGAAGCTGGGGGACGGCTCCTTCGGGGTGGTGCGGCGAGGAGAGTGGGACGCCCCTTCCGGGAAGACG GTGAACGTGGCTGTCAAGTGCCTGAAACCGGATGTGCTGAGCCAGCCCGAAGCCCTGGACGATTTCATCCGCGAGGTGAACGCCATGCACTCCCTGGACCATCGCAACCTCATCCGTCTTTACGGGGTGGTGCTCACCCCGCCCATGAAGATG GTGACGGAGCTGGCCCCGCTGGGCTCGCTGCTGGACCGTCTGCGGAAGCACCAGGGCCACTTCCTGCTGGGCACGCTGAGCCGCTATGCCGTGCAGGTGGCGGAAGGCATGGGCTACCTGGAGGCCAAGCGCTTCATCCACCGGGACCTGGCCGCCCGTAACCTGCTGCTCGCTTCCCGAGACCTGGTCAAGATCGGCGACTTCGGCCTGATGCGGGCCCTGCCGCAGAACGATGACCACTACGTCATGCAGGAGCACCGCAAGGTGCCCTTTGCCTG GTGCGCCCCTGAGAGCTTGAAGACCCGCACTTTCTCCCACGCCAGTGACACCTGGATGTTTGGGGTGACCCTGTGGGAGATGTTCACCTACGGCCAGGAGCCCTGGATTGGCCTTAATGGCAGCCAG ATCCTGCACAAGATTGATAAGGAGGGGGAGCGACTGGCACGGCCCGAAGACTGTCCCCAGGACATCTACAACGTCATGGTGCAGTGCTGGGCCCACAAGCCCGAAGACAGGCCCACTTTTGTGGCCCTGAGGGACTTCTTGCTGGAG GCGCAGCCCACAGACATGCGGGCCTTGCAGGACTTTGAGGAGCCGGACAAGCTACACATTCAGATGAATGACGTCATCACTGTCATCGAGGGCAG GGCCGAGAACTACTGGTGGCGCGGGCAGAACACGCGGACGCTGCGGGTGGGACCCTTCCCCCGCAACGCCGTGACCTCCGTGGCCGGGCTGTCGGCCCACGACATCAGCCAGCCTCTGCAGAACAGCTTCATCCACACCGGCCATGGGGCCAGCGACCCCCGCCACTGCTGGGGCTTCCCGGACAAGATCGACGA gctCTACCTGGGGAACCCCATGGACCCTCCAGACCTGCTAGGTGTGGAGCTGAGCGCCGCCCGACCCACCCAGCTCCCGGGAAGGGCAAAAA GGGAGCCTCCGCCTCGCCCGCCTCAGCCCGCCATCTTCGCTCAGA aGCCGACCTACGACCCCGTGAGCGAGGACCAGGATCCGTTGGGAGCGGGGCTCCGGCGGCTGTGCCTGCGGAAGCCCGGTCCGCCCCGGGGGCTGTGGCTGGTGAAACCGGCGAACCGAGGGCCTGGCCCCAGGGCGggcaggccggggggcggcgagggCGAAGGCGAGGGCGGAGAGGTGACCCTCATCGACTTCGGGGACGAGCCGGCGGCCTCTCtgaccccctctccccaacccggcgccccctccctcgcccggCTGGCCATGGACGCCTGCTCCCTGCTGGACAAGACGCCGCCCCAGAGCCCCACGCGGGCGCTGCCCCGGCCGCTGCACCCCACGCCCGTGGTGGACTGGgacgcccgccccctgcccccaccgccCGCCTACGACGACGTGGCCCAAGATGAGGATGACTTTGAGGTCTGCTCCATCAACAGCGCCCTggtgggggcccggggcccgccgtCCGCGCCCCAGGGCGAGACCAACTACGGTTTCGTGCCCgaggccggccggccgcccccgggggaggacccgccgcccccgggggagGACCCgctcccgccgggccccggctccctgcACACGGCGCAGATCTTCCAGGCCCTGCAGCAGGAGTGCCTGCGTCAGCTGCGGGCAGCCCCGGGCCCGCTGCCCTCCGCGCCCGGCCCACGACCCGACGAGGACAAGCCCCGGGTGCCCCCGCGGGTGCccatccctccccggcccctccgccgcgGCGGCGACTCGGGCGGCCGCTCGGGGGAGccgtccccggcccccgcgggcgAGGAGGAGCCGGGGCACCGGCTGGGGGCGGCGGTAGCCACCCCGCCGCTGGTGCCCCCCCGGGAGCCCCTGTCCCCACCGGGCTCCCGCACCCCCAGTCCCATGGTGGCCCCGGCCGGGTCCCCGGGCAAGGGCATGCCCACCACCCAGAGCTTTGCGTCGGACCCCAAGTACGCCGCGCCGCAGGTGATCCAGGCTCCCGGCCCGCGGGCGGGGCCCTGCATCCTGCCCATCGTCCGCGACGGCAAGAAGGTCAGCAGCACCCACTACTACCTGCTGCCCGAGCGCCCGCCGTACCTGGAGCGCTACCAGCGCTATCTGCGTGAGGGAGGCGGCTCCGACGAGCCCggaccgccgccccccgccgcccccaccgccACCGTGCGCCCCATGCCCCAGTCCGCCCCCGACCCCAAGGCCAACTTCTCCGCCAACAACAGCAACCCCGGGGCCTCGACCCCGGCTTCGCGGGCGACCGGAGGGCCGTCCAGGGGCTGCCCCGGGGAGGGGCCCGAGGAAGCCGGGAGGCCCGCCGACAAGATTCAGATG